A portion of the Clostridium gelidum genome contains these proteins:
- a CDS encoding DeoR/GlpR family DNA-binding transcription regulator — MKKTQSIVSKRRSKILDYISTNESINTNELAEKLNISPLTLRRDLQALDDEGLIIRYYGGAKLATDINIDNKSDSEENTIDSTYNQKKHVIAKYAADLIDDGDTIFINSSSTALLILEYLDTKRVCVITNNGKALQSSIGPNVELVLTGGQVYERKQSLVGEFATYILSKITADKCFLGVSGIACDSGISTSVLQETLINHEMINRCSGPVYVLADSSKVGRHHSFSSGDIDEISHLITDSNIKETDIKDFQENGVTVVPLDWQ, encoded by the coding sequence ATGAAAAAAACTCAAAGCATAGTATCTAAAAGAAGATCGAAAATTTTAGATTATATAAGTACAAATGAATCAATTAATACTAATGAACTCGCAGAAAAATTAAATATATCTCCCCTTACATTAAGACGAGATTTACAAGCTTTAGACGATGAAGGTTTAATAATCCGATACTATGGCGGTGCAAAGTTAGCAACTGATATAAATATTGATAATAAAAGTGACTCTGAAGAGAATACCATTGATTCAACTTATAATCAAAAGAAACATGTAATTGCAAAATATGCAGCTGATTTAATAGATGATGGAGATACAATTTTTATAAATTCCAGTTCAACTGCACTTTTAATACTAGAATATTTAGATACTAAGCGTGTCTGTGTTATTACTAATAACGGTAAAGCACTCCAATCATCTATTGGTCCTAATGTTGAATTAGTATTAACTGGTGGTCAAGTTTATGAAAGAAAGCAATCTTTAGTTGGCGAATTTGCCACTTATATTCTTTCTAAAATAACAGCTGACAAATGCTTCTTAGGAGTAAGCGGAATAGCTTGTGATTCAGGTATTAGTACTTCAGTTCTTCAGGAAACATTAATTAATCATGAAATGATTAATCGTTGTAGTGGGCCTGTTTATGTTCTAGCTGATAGTTCAAAAGTAGGAAGACATCATAGTTTTTCTAGTGGAGATATAGATGAAATTTCTCATCTTATTACAGACTCTAATATTAAAGAAACTGATATTAAAGACTTTCAAGAGAATGGTGTCACTGTAGTACCTCTAGATTGGCAATAA